The segment tataaaatgattagGGATTAATTTTGTAACGACCGAGATCTATGTTAGCAGATATcgtcttttttggacttttccttttaggcTTGCCCTCAAGGcgggagaaggtttccacacctttataaatggtggatgggacatcacaaatattaatatatttttagttggGATAtcacaaatattaatatattttttcgatatttaataattaatcttATTAATATTACATTGGCAATTTCCGGGTGCGaattacttttaatatttttttctcaatattttatttggagtTTTGAATGTGTgtgtaagaaaataaatataaaataattaagtaatAACTACCAATAAATATTGGCAATTTCCAAGTTCAAATCCTAactattaatgtttttttcttgatatttTATATGAGGTTTTGGAGCGTGCGACTCAAATGACGGTGATGAGATAGCCCCACTAGACCACATAAAGTACAAACGTAAGAAGCTTTCTAGGGATGACATACTCTTATGAATGATTTATTTGGGACTTCCAAAAACTACTACAACCCTAACCCAATAACCAGGAAAAACTGGTTGTTTGTAGCAAAGCTGCAATAGGAGCTCTATAAAACGGTGAAGACATCCATGTTTACAGTGTCATGTTCGTGAAACTTAATGGTGTATTAGTGATACCTTGGGGAAAAGACTAGTTTGTGTGTAAATATATAATGACAAAGCTTAATGGTAGAAAGAATACAAATGCAACTATCTAGAGTTACGTATCTGTTTGAAAAAAGGACAAATATTTATCGACCATAAAAGCTTAAGAAGCAGATAAAAAGCTTAAGAAGCAGATAAAAAGCTTAAGGCAGATAAAATGGTTTGAATTAGTGAAAGACTATGACGTAGAAATCAAGACAACTCACGCGTCCTCCGagctcttttatttatttatttaaaaaataaatagaaaatagggGGTGGAGGGCACGTGGATTTGAGGAATAAATAGATTAGTAATATGAATGTGTAAATATAGATTGGAGATGAACTCAATCATATCCCTTGAACCCTCAAACGGCGTCCTGCTTTCTCAGCGGCGACACTGTGGCAACCATATGAGTGCCGCATGTGTCTCTTTTCctgtttttcatttaatttatttcctaattttcttttcctcttccttttctaAAGCTTCCATTCAATTCAATCATGGCGATGATCCAGAAAACGCCATAGCTTTCTTCCTCgtcttgtttttttccctCATCCTTCTCCTCTGCCCCTTCAAATCGACGTCTTATTCAACTTTCTTCAATATCCCCTTTTCCACGCCTAACCCATCGCGAATTTCCCTCGTTTCTTACCTGGGTTTTTCCCTGTTCTGCAAAATTCTGTACTTACCAATCTTGCTCCTCTGTTTTATTCACGTTTCTTGCTCCTCTGTTTCTGTAATTTCTGTTTGGAAAGATTGCTGTTCTGTTTCAATTATTGTGGACGGTGTTTGTTTCCCGATTCTCATAGTTTGTTACTGTTCTTGATTCCTTACTTGCCAAGTTAGAGGAAGAGCTTAGGATATCCGATTTTCTGGTGATTGAAATCCATGACGTTCCACGAGATTCATTCATGGACCTTCTGTGGACTAGTCAGAGCTTTTCTTGACCTAGctgttgtttattttcttttgtgcGTGTCAGCGACTGTGTTTATCCCATCTAAGATTTTGGAAGTTGTTGGGTTTTGCTTGCCTTGTCCTTGTACTGGATTTTATGGGAATCAGAACCCTAATTTGTGTTTGCATAGACTCCTTTTTAGTTGGCCCAAGAGGAAGATCTATTTGGTGCTCGATTCAGTCAAGCATAGGtttccttttgatttgattttggtcGATGATCAAATGGGTAAGAATAGGAATTTGTTAAGGGAGAATCATCATACGGATGGAGTTCCTCTGCTGCAATCTGCGGCATGTTGTAGTAAGGGTAATAGGATTATGTTCCAGAGGCCAAGGCGGAGGAGAGCTTCTGTTGAATATGGGAAATTGTTCAGAAAGGAATGGGAATTTCTGGCTTTGGATCAAAAACAAGACCTCATTCCAGGTGGGTTATGTGATCAATTTCATATTCTTCATCAATATTATAAGTTCTTTAAATGTTATGAACTTATGATATATTGTTATCTTGCTAGGATTGCTACTGCttcgtttgtttgtttttctggttatgaaaatattttgaagattAACTGGACTGTTACTAATCGATTCGATGCTAGCCAAAGTAAGAGTGAAGGAACATTACCTGATTCCTTTTTCCCCTTGATTGTTATTCCTATGATACGAGATCACTGCTCATTTATAGATGTAGCTGTGCTAACAAACAAGGACTAACCAGCTAACAACACGCTTTCCGACTTCAAAGTAACGAAACCACCCGTACATTTTAAGAAGCTGTATTTAACTCATCGTGAATTCCcatctcttttttttgtttggcttATGTAGAGGAGGAGGTGAAGGAGAGGTTCTATGTCAAGTTTTTTGCTATATAATGATGTTTCTGTGACCTTGCTATTTCAGATGATGTTAATGAATCATATCATATGGACTTGGGTCGAAGAACCTGGCAAGGGTTTGATTCAAGTGGTTCGGTTGGCGAAAATAGTTATCTAAATAAAGGTTCTTCCACTATTGGACATGGTACCAATAATGATCAAGAGAGAGACATTATTGGAAATGAAGTCTCTATTAGATTGTTGGAGCAGGCccttgaagaagagaaagctGCCCGGGCGTCTCTCTTTCTGGAACTGGAAGAGGAGAGAGCTGCTGCTGCTACAGCTGCCGATGAAGCAATAGCGATGATAACACGTTTGCAAAATGAGAAGGCATCGGTTGAAATGGAAGCAAGACAATATCAGAGGgtaatagaagaaaaatttgctTATGATGAAGAAGAGATGAATATCCTTCGAGAGATTCTTGTTCAGAGGGAAATAGATTATCATGTTCTAGAGAAGGAAATTGAAGCATATAGACAGATGGATTTTTCAGAAAAGGAAGAGTTAAAAAGAAACTGGGATTTCATATTAGACGAACATAAAGAACAGTCTTCCACAGCTCGTTACTCAAATGGAGATCCACCCGTAGTTCATCAAATTGAAAAcgctctctctctttcaagTAAAGCAAAGTCGAACGAATCTAACAGTTGTAACTCTCAATGCCATTTTAATGAAGAAGGGTTGCTTAAGCAAACGATCTGGACGGATAAAGACAATGAACTGATGGATAATAGCTTATTATTTGAGCGCACTGCTATTGAGGAAGCTCTACGTCGTGGTGGTTTTGAGAAAAGCTTTCTTTCTCGTGGGGCGCTGCAAAACAGATTGGAACACATAGATCACACAATTAATGATCTTGGAAGTTCCATCCCTGATATGGAAATAGACGTTCAAGATATCCATGTTATTGATGAAAAACTCCACATGGATGACTCAAGTGAAGAGAGAAGTTGATAATTAACCATCTAAATCAACCATAGAAGTAAAATTCTGGGCTGTTTAGTTATTTGTTGTTTGATGCAATGTGTGCTCCAGAAGAATTTTGTCTATATTGAAAGGTCGTCGTCGTAGTGTCGTCCGGTTAGAAGGGTACGAACTTCTCCATctgtgaagaaaaggaaagagaataaTGGAATTTCCTGTTGAAATACCAAACTCCAAGATATTTGATGGCTTGGAGATCCTTTTAAGGTATGAATTGTCTGTTTACTTTACCATTTATTCATTGTTAATGACCTTATTTAGTTGATCATGGACTCTGCTGATATCTTTGTTTCTTGAAGTTCATATTGATTGAATTGGAAAATTGCAGATGTTAATTCGATTGTGTGTTAACAATGTGCGTCAAGGGCCTTTTAGATATCTTTTAGAGTTCAAGGACTAAATAGATATAAACTTGATAGTCAACGATGTGCGTTCAAGGACCTTATAGATATCATTTAGAGTTCAAGGACTAAATCGATATGAAAGTCAATGTCGGTGTGCATGCATGATGGTTCTTCAACTGCtatcaaatttcttttgaagGAACTCCTTGTTTGCAAAgctgaagaaaataaggcttTTGAGACCGACCACCTTTCACTTTCGTGTACTCTTCTATATTCTCTGCGACACAGGACGGACAGATTCAActctcaattttttcttagCTTTATAGAGACGTCGATATAAACATCGATCGATAGTATGAAGAATTATAGAATCAAGGAACTCATAAATCTTTTATATTAGTATTAGATTCTTATTAATTGTATACTTCTTTTGTTGATAACTTCCAGGTGAGGAGGGGAAGATTCATATGAGGATTGTAATTGCCGTTGTGTGAAGAAGAATCTGTGTTATATTATGAACAGTTTCCtttgtaaattaattatagattAGGTACCATTTCTTGATATCATTTGTGTTTGTAACCTGTTGTAAATATATGTACatatttttccttcaaaaacaaacaaattctaGGTATTGTTGCTAAATAAATTACCTTTTTCGTTCGGAGATTTGAATACGTGACTTAATCGAAGAAATGCAAATCAATTACAATTATTAGGTCGGGTTGGCTAATTACAATGtgtatattttaagttttgatTGTCGATCTATCAgaatataagaaaaagaacaagaggTTGTTCAGGCGGATTTTGCGAAGACTCGGGTGAATGTATACTTTTGAATTCTTGATACATCTGAATATCTTACATTCCTAGCATTTTATCAAAAATCTATACCGCTCATCAGATAGATAGTGCTATGAGATGGTTTAGGATGATTTAGTCCGACTCTGGCCAAATGATCATGATGGTTTTTTGGGATTGCCCACGAGATCTCGCAATTCGTACTGGAAGTAGTGAGACATCGCCTATTGGGTTAGAATATTAAGTTTCTTGAACTTTCCACCATCTGCTTCGACCGCTGTTCGTCGTTATTGAAATCGAGATTCAAATCCTGGCTGGTTGGTGATCTTGGTTCAATATTTTGATTGGGCTTTTGGGTCGGGGCACAGTAAAAAAGGCAACAAAATGCCAAGTTTGAGTGTGAATGTGAATTCTCAACCAGAATAAAAGTGGTCAAAACCAAGGCTGTAAGTTTCAATTTTGGGTTGGAATCTGATTCTGATCTGTATAAGAAGAATTCAGAAGCTGTTGGAGTTGGAGTTGGATTTGAGCAGTAAAGTAATCGACAACTCGAAGTAAAAATTACGGCGTTTTCAGAAGAATCGGAGAAGGCGAAGAAGAGACAACCTCCGTCCTGCGTCCTTTTCGcctttgttcttttcattctctttgACGATTTCCACAATTGATCCTCTGCATGATCTCTGCCCTGATTCCGTTTCCGTCAATTCAGCCAGTTTCtggactctctctctctctctctctctctctctctctctctctctctctgggtTTGAATCGAATACTTTTTGATCTAACACAATGCCGGGTAGACTTTCGGATCCGATTGAATTTGATTTCGTCAACTTTGATTTCTGCTTCCCACACTCGATCGTCTTGTTTTTGTGATTCGTCTGCCTTCCTCTGTTTCAGGAGATTTTGGTGAAGATGAGAGGGCGAGGGTTTTTGAACCTGAATCCTCTGAAGACGATAGACGGCGAACTCGGTCTAAATCTCTTAGGAAGAGGGCGATCAGTGCTTCTGCTAAATTTAGCAACACGATTAGAAGGCAAAGCAGTAGGGTTGCAGATTGCCGATTTGCTCCGATTTCGGTTGATGAGGTCCGGGACGCCGGGGAGGAAGATTCCGTGAATAAGTTCCGCCAGGCTTTGATCGCGAGAGATCTGCTGCCAGCCCGTTTTGATGATTACCACACCATGTTGAGGTACCTCAATTGTTGTTCGAACAGTAGTGGATTTAAACGATCTGAATAAGCTTCTATGGACGACGCCGATTAAAGAATTGCaggaaaattttagatttagaCGTCTTCTCCACATTTTTTTTCGTATAATTCGTGTTCTTTCCTCACCATGCTTGTTAGCATTCTTGCTAGGTATTCGCAACCACATCAACAGCTCTAGTTAATTCAAAAAGTATCGAAATTCTTCATAGCCTAACCTAAACTTTCTTCCTTCATTGCTTGGTTTCTAGAGAGTtcaatttaatgaataatttggaGACGAAAAATCAATGGGGTCATGGTTCCATGTGTAGATATCAAGTGGCCTCTGCGTCtgcaatttctagagaatTTTGCGATTGTTCTTCCAatgtaattctttttaatgaatattgCTCCAATGTAATGAATACTAGTTGGGTTTCTTTCTTCTAAATTACTGAAGAGATTTGAAAAAACAATCTTGGCTAGAACTTATCAGTCATTGGTGAAaagattgttttgtgttttagaaaaagattaAACCATCAGGTAGCTACGAGTGAGCATTACAATATTGAATATTTGACCACCAAGAACCATACACCACATAGACACTTGAGTTTACTTTGAACTTTAGAACTCCACAAGATTTTGCAACAAGTGGGAGTGCCTTCTAGTTTTGCAATTATGTCATAAAATTGTGATTTACCATGGAAGAGAAATGAGATATGAAGTTTCTTGTATCGCTTGTTACTTCTctattgaattttcttttctttctttctttttttgcccTCAGATTTCTCAAGGCTAGGAAGTTTGACATGGATAAAGCTCTCAACATGTTTACAGAGATGCTCAGCTGGAGAAAAGACAACAATATAGATACTATTATGCAGGTAATGTGGGAGGATATctacttatttatatatatgttcatTGTTCTGCGTTTCAGTACACGAATGTTTCAAACATGAAAGTTTTATGATTACGAAAGAATGAGCTGAGACCTATACCCTTGTTGAGCTTGCAGTGAGGTCTTagttttttaagaaacaaattttcattacaaaaagaaagtacGAACGGATGCTGAACCTAAACTGTTATCTCCGTAGGATTTCatatatgatgagtatgaagAAGTTCAACGATATTATCCTCACGGTTACCATGGTGTGGATAAAGGAGGAAGACCTGTTTATATTGAAAGACTTGGAAAAATTGAACCTGGCAAGCTAATGAATGTTACCACAATAGATCGGTTTTTGAAATATCATGTCCAGGGGTTTGAGAAGCTTTTTGCTGAGAAATTCACAGCATGTTCTATCGCTGCCAAAAGACACATATATTGTACAACAACAATACTGGATGTTCAGGGACTGGTAATTTCTGGGCATTTCTGAGTGTTACCATGTTATGGTAGTTTTGCATTGTATGTGCCGACAGCAATAATTCTTCTTATAATTGTGTAGAACTTCATGAGCTTTGGAAAGCTTGCACATGACCTTGTTATGCGCATGCAAAAAATTGATGGGGACAATTATCCTGAGGTTGCctaaactatattttatatttagtttcCTTACTCCGGGagcttctaaaaaaattttataCTCGCTACTTTGCAGACGCTGAATCAAATGTACATAGTGAATGCGGGCAGTGGGTTTAAATTTCTTTGGAACACTGCAAGAACCTTTCTTGATCCAAGAACTACAGCAAAGATACATGTACAAGTCCCCTTTcagttaattttcatttttcccgAGCTTATAACAATTCATGAATTTTGAGTACTGAAGTTGCTGTTTCCTTGCTGGTTCTGTAGGTTTTGGGCagcaaatttcaaaataagttGTTGGAGGTCATAGACTCAAGGTCTGAggatttcaaatgtttttgtttctcatattttcttttaaccttgtgctgatttttttttttttttttccttttactaAACTGAAAAGAATGTTTTCTCCTTAAACAGACAGCTTCCCGACTTCCTTGGAGGAGATTGTTCGTGTTCAAATGAAGGTGGATGTCTTAGATCTGACAAGGGGCCCTGGAATGATCCCGAAATCATGAAAGTCTGGTCCTGTCAATTTAGGATGCTTATTATACTTTGTAATTatcaatttctaaaaatattaacatcCGTAGTGTTAATAGTGTTAACTTCGTTACATAAAGCGTGAAGTTACATCATTGCTTGTTTTATCTAGCAGCTTGTTTTTGCCGAAGAAGCTACTCACTCAAGGAAGGCCAACAATTTCTATGGCAGAAGCAGTTTTGAAATCGACTTTTTTAACTCGAAGGTGACCTTGTTGTTTCATAGCATATATGgcttcattatatatatattttttgccGACATGCCATTTCTGATGCTATTTCCTTTCCTAGTAGCAGATTGACCGTAATGAAATATCTTCACCTGAATCAGGGTCTGAGACAACTGCCACTACCAGTGCTTCTAGCATCCGAAATTATGTTTCGGTGACTGGCAGGGTAAGCATgatggaaattaaattattttaagtgcTTCGTAAACACGAACTTCTTTGCTTCAATCAATTCTGAGGAATTAATTGTATATTACAAAGCTGAAGTTGGCTCCTTCAACTGTTATGACACTAGGATGCTGTTTGAGATATAATTGTAACTGTTCAATGTATATGTTCTGAAAAGCTGTTTGCTTGTCTTGCAAATATACGAATTAAAAATCAGTGAGGATAGGTTTTAggaattttcttttggggTCCTCTTGCAAAAGTAGTACTTCTATTTTAGGTCTATCATAAATcatgtaaaaaatatattgcatTTCAGGAAGTATAAAGGGAAAAGGTGCTGAAAATTGTCCAATTAGTTGGTAAGGTGTATGCTCTTTTAGCAGTTTTGATCTCGTTAGCAGATCATGTTGTTGAGGAATAGTTTCTACATTCTTATgtaaatatcaattattttttgtaattttttttgtttattttacttttgtgcCAGGAAAAGTGCTCCACACCTAGGCCCGTTAGCGGCATCGTTGCACCTACCGTTCCTGCTGGAATAATTGAAGAATATGGTTCAAGTAGGTTAACATTCAACtattccttcatttttcttaccTTAGAATCGAGCTTGATAAAATCTATATGAGATGAATGATATATCTTCGTTGTAGAATGAGAAAGTTTAAACCGTTCCTGCATTGCATGCACCTAGCTTCCTAGAACTCGTGAGCTTTTTCCTAGACTGCTTGTTGACTTCCTTATCATATATTTTCCATCCTCTTCTAATAGTATGATTTGCGTGCTTAATCTTGGACTGATTAtgatttttggatttcttttcattcgtagTGTACCGTACCTACTgattacaaagaaaatgatCCACACGTCTTCCCACACTGcatgattttatattttttcatcttctttcaaGGAGGCTTATGAATGTCTTAGAGTTAAAACATCAAATAAGTGACAGTGTAGTGCTTCTTCCAATATGAACCTGTCATAAAGTTGCcaaggatatttttattctataaaaCTGATAAATTAGTTCAAATTGTAAAGACTTAAATGTTACATGTGACGGGCATCAATAGTGCTTTATGTAGTAACTGACCTTACCTTTGTCTGACTGGGTTTTCGTAACCGTGACAGATAATCTAAATGCTGATGTTCAACCAATAAGGCTACTGAAGAAATTCATTCCTCAAGTTACGAGTACATTTGTTCATTTTGTATTCAGAATTTTTGCATGCATATATCTATTAGTCCCAGGATTTCGGAGAATTTTCATGATTAGACATGCTGAGAATCAACAACCTGAAGACACTTCCAACGACCAGTTGGAAGATTCAGGGCCTCAAGAACAGTCTAATACATTGGAAGTGGACCCAATCTGGCAAAGGCtgcaaaatttggaagttatGGTGACAGAACTTACCAATAAACCTTCAAAAATCCCTCTAGAGAAAGAGGACATGATTAATGAATCTCTGAACCGTATAAAATCCATAGAATATGACCTGCAGAAGACAAAGAGAGTAAGAAATCTTCCAGAATAACAAGAACACTGAAGTGGTTTGTGCTTTAActgaatatatttttctgCTTGAATCCTAGGCATTGCTTGCTACTGCATCAAAACAAGTGGAGCTTGCTGAGTCAATGGAAAGTATAAAGGAAAACAACTTGGTTGTAAGTCTCcaaaaatacttatttaaCATTTTGCACTTCTAATATCTATGCTGCAAAAGTATGCATAATCTTGTTTTTTCCATTATGGAGAAGTCTGTTCACCATTACTAAACAGGACTTTGTTGATTAAGTTGCTCGTCACGAATTGCAGGGAGCGTATTCATGTTGGCCTAGAACTCGAAAACCATTTTTGTATTGAAGTTGAGCGCGTCACCACCGGTCGAAGTTTTGTTGAATTATCAATTCAGgttatctctctttctctctctcgacCTGAGATGGCTTGTTAGGAAGAATCATGTTCTTATTTCGCTCCCAATTCCATTGTTCTTTTCAGATGTTTCTATGGAACGGAAGATGTTTCTGatcataaagaagaaaaatggtatACGCACATAATCAGAGTTCTTTTGTATAGAGCATAACACAGAGTATCACACCCACACACATAATAATATAACTGTTCTTTTACATTTATATTGTACATGATTTACAGTTTTCTCTTTTGCTCTGTTCCTTGTTGAGTCTTGAAACTGATACATAGATATAAGAACTATACATGACCTCACTCAGTTGTGTATTATATCAACTAACATTTGACTAAATAtacaaaacattccttgttTCCCCTTGAGTGTCAGATAATATCATAGCATACATCTGTTTTAACTCGGTTTCATATCACATCTGCAGCGTCTCGATGATATGAAAGTACccaaaacatgtttttaatcaTTCGGATCAATTTTTATGGCGTTGAAATCATGATTGATGGTGTGAAATCAAACACTAAATTGATTATGCTATGTTGTATAGTTTATGTTGAATATACGGTGAAGTTTGAATTAACTTCAAAACCTTGAACAAGTGATCAATTGCAAGATCCATACCCATGAACAGTAACAAATAGGTCGAAGTAACCTAACCCGTGTTTTATagtcttttctattttcatatcatacGAGCTCTCACTCATAATAAACTCATATCAATGGATGAGTCATTTGGCTCGTAAAATTTAGATCATTCCTCTCAAATTCAAGAGAGATATCATTAGATACGCGGACGAGATTCAAATTTAGATGCATtacttttttacattaaatataatcTTCATCCCGACTAAGAATTAAATGTGAACTACGAGATAGTTCTAATTTAGGTATCAAATATTAGTAGCACCcgtaatattaatatatttaactcaATTACAAATGGCTTAATTCTCCCGATGTATTCATGACATAAAATATGAGATCGATGTGAGCcgtaaattaattaaattcatgaCATAAAATATGAGATCGATCTGAGGcgtaaattaattaatgaattaattgtGGCATTTTAGAACTAAATATGATCAAGAGTAAGAtaagtttgaaaaattaaataaatttaggggaaaaaaaggataaaatatataatgtcACACCTATCGGAGATGGGATACTAAGGCCGTGGATGCGAGGCGAATGGCCTGAGAATCTCAAAGCTCAGCATCCACTATCCATGGCCGCCCACTCCACTCCCTCCATCCTTCTTCCACCGGCAGTCAGCCATTCAAATCCTAAGAACCGTGTATTTCTTTGTCAACAACGAGCGAGCCATCCCAATTTCGAATCTCCCGCCCCATCTTCCTCTTCGTCTTCTACAGATGGTAAGCTCATGCAGAGAAGTCCTCGCGAAGGACGCATGGACATCGCAAAGCTGAAGGCGAAGGAAGCGGGCGAGAGAAAAGAGGAGGTCAACAGGAAGATTGCTTCTCAGAAAGCCATTTCTGTGATTTTGCGCAGGGAAGCCACGAAGGCCGTCATTGAGAGGAAGAGAGGCCCCACTAACTCTAAGAAACTGCTTCCGCGGACTGTTCTTGAGGCTCTCCATGAACGAATCACGGCCTTGCGATGGGAGTCTGCGCTCAAGGTCagttaattttggttttaagCTGCGtctgatttttccttttctagtATTCGTTTGGAAATTTATAATCGCTTTGGTTTGGAGACTCTTGGAAGAACAACGTaaaggtgttttgttcttctctctttttggttcttgtaTTGATGAGTGAAATGACTCTTGTTCGGAATTCCAGCAGTTCCCTTCATGTTTGAGTTCaatgtaattcattttaagaACAAATTTAATTGACTGCTTTGAGTGCAAATAAACCTCAATTGAAGCCCAGAAGTTGGATCTTTCTTCATTTAGCAACcaggaaagaagaaacaagtGTATCTTTGGATTGAGTCGGTAAACACGGGCAGCACCGAACGAGAATGAATATGTATAGAACTGGTACAACAAAGACGAGGCATAGAAATATAAATCACCATGGAACCTAAAAGTTTGAGCTTGTGGGtaacaacaaatttaatttgtatcaACACTCAACATTTACTAGGTGGATTTGCTCGTGTGCTAGCCATCAACTGGAAGAGGACATTCTGGTTTCCTGTCTTTTTAGGGTATATCAGACTTTGTTGGGACGATCTAAGGCTTTGACTTATCTTACAACCATGGAATAgattatgtgagatcccacatcggttggggaggagaacgaagcattatttacaagggtgtggaaacctctccctagtaaacctgttttaaaaaccttgaggggaagcccgaaagaaaaagctcagagagaacaatatctgctagcggtgtgattgagctgttacatatTCATTGTTTTGTTAAATATAAGCTGCTATTGCTATTTGAGCTTGTTGTCTGCCAGGATTTTAGTGAGATGATGATTGTGTTAAGAGTGGGAATTTGGATGCAtgagaaaaatttaaatgcaCAAGGCCAGCAACTTATGAAAAACTGGCACCATTGACAACTTATGGATTGTGTCATTAGCATtcaatgttaaattttgttcattgttaagaacaaaaagagtTCAAAACTTGGTCAAGAACTACCATGATTAATCTAATTCGTCTTCTTAATTGTgtgagtttatttattatggaTTTCAGGTTTTTGAACTACTACGCGAACAATTGTGGTACAGACCTTACGCCGGGATGTACATCAAGCTAATTGTCATGCTTGGAAAATGTAAGCAACCTGAAAAGGCCTATGAGCTGTTCCAAGAAATGATCGAGGAAGGCTGTGAAGTTAGCCATGAGTCCTATACTGCTCTCCTGTCGGCCTATAGTAGGAGTGGTCTTCTTGACAGGGCATTTTCACTCCTCAACGAGATGAAAAACAGTCCTGATTGCCAGCCTGACGTTCACACTTACTCTATCCTCATAAAATCATGTTTGCAGGTGTTTGCATTCAGCGAAGCACAAACTCTACTCTCTGACATGGTGACTCGAGGAATAAAACCGAACACTATTACATATAATACCTTCATTGATGCTTATGGCAAAGCAAAAATGTACTCTTACCTGCCTGCCTTTTGAGAACATAATAGATGATT is part of the Cucurbita pepo subsp. pepo cultivar mu-cu-16 chromosome LG12, ASM280686v2, whole genome shotgun sequence genome and harbors:
- the LOC111807075 gene encoding probable myosin-binding protein 6, with protein sequence MTFHEIHSWTFCGLVRAFLDLAVVYFLLCVSATVFIPSKILEVVGFCLPCPCTGFYGNQNPNLCLHRLLFSWPKRKIYLVLDSVKHRFPFDLILVDDQMGKNRNLLRENHHTDGVPLLQSAACCSKGNRIMFQRPRRRRASVEYGKLFRKEWEFLALDQKQDLIPDDVNESYHMDLGRRTWQGFDSSGSVGENSYLNKGSSTIGHGTNNDQERDIIGNEVSIRLLEQALEEEKAARASLFLELEEERAAAATAADEAIAMITRLQNEKASVEMEARQYQRVIEEKFAYDEEEMNILREILVQREIDYHVLEKEIEAYRQMDFSEKEELKRNWDFILDEHKEQSSTARYSNGDPPVVHQIENALSLSSKAKSNESNSCNSQCHFNEEGLLKQTIWTDKDNELMDNSLLFERTAIEEALRRGGFEKSFLSRGALQNRLEHIDHTINDLGSSIPDMEIDVQDIHVIDEKLHMDDSSEERS